The following are encoded in a window of Maylandia zebra isolate NMK-2024a linkage group LG5, Mzebra_GT3a, whole genome shotgun sequence genomic DNA:
- the adipor1a gene encoding adiponectin receptor protein 1a, translating into MSGRNGSASDADCRISEDCQVPDVELMELGPLLEEGGARQGVSKSVHSEGAAMLADEEEEDDEVGEVLTLPLQAHHAMEKMEEFVHKVWEGRWRVIPFHVLPEWLKDNDYLLHGHRPPMPSFRACFGSIFRIHTETGNIWTHLLGLILFLCLGTLTMLRPNMYFMAPLQEKVVFGMFFLGAVLCLSFSWLFHTVYCHSEKVSRTFSKLDYSGIALLIMGSFVPWLYYSFYCSPQPRLIYLTIVCILGIAAIIVAQWDRFSTPRHRPTRAGVFMGLGLSGIVPTMHFTIEEGFVKATTVGQMGWFYLMGAMYITGAGLYAARIPERFFPGKCDIWFHSHQIFHVLVVAAAFIHFYGVSNLQEFRYGLEGGCTDDSLL; encoded by the exons ATGTCAGGCCGAAACGGGTCTGCCAGTGATGCAGACTGCCGGATCTCTGAGGACTGCCAGGTCCCAGATGTTGAGCTGATGGAGCTGGGGCCATTGCTGGAAGAGGGAGGGGCGCGGCAGGGAGTATCCAAAAGTGTCCATTCTGAG GGAGCCGCAATGCTTgctgatgaggaagaggaggatgatgagGTGGGTGAGGTTCTGACCTTACCGCTACAGGCTCACCATGCTATGGAGAAGATGGAGGAGTTTGTACAtaag GTCTGGGAGGGGCGCTGGAGAGTAATCCCTTTTCATGTCCTGCCAGAGTGGCTGAAGGACAATGATTACCTCCTGCACGGACATCGACCACCCATGCCATCCTTCCGGGCCTGTTTCGGAAGCATCTTCAGAATTCAcactgaaacaggaaacatcTGGACTCACCTGTTAG GGCTGATCTTATTCCTATGTCTGGGCACATTAACCATGCTGCGGCCCAACATGTATTTTATGGCCCCACTGCAAGAGAAGGTTGTGTTTGGGATGTTCTTCCTGGGTGCTGTGCTTTGCCTCAGCTTCTCCTGGCTTTTTCATACGGTCTACTGCCACTCTGAGAAAGTGTCTCGCACATTCTCCAA GCTTGACTACTCGGGGATCGCCCTCCTAATCATGGGCTCCTTCGTGCCCTGGCTGTACTACTCATTCTATTGTTCCCCTCAGCCTCGCCTTATCTACCTCACCATTGTATGTATCCTCGGCATTGCCGCCATCATTGTCGCCCAGTGGGACCGATTCTCTACACCTCGGCACAGACCTACAAGAGCAG GCGTCTTCATGGGTCTCGGACTAAGTGGCATTGTTCCCACCATGCACTTCACCATTGAGGAGGGCTTTGTTAAGGCAACCACAGTCGGCCAGATGGGTTGGTTCTACCTGATGGGGGCCATGTATATCACTGGCGCTGGTCTGTACGCAGCCAGGATCCCTGAACGCTTTTTCCCTGGCAAGTGCGACATCTGG TTCCATTCTCATCAGATTTTTCATGTTCTGGTCGTGGCAGCAGCGTTCATCCATTTCTATGGCGTTTCCAACCTGCAGGAGTTCCGATACGGCCTCGAGGGAGGATGCACAGATGACTCTCTGCTCTGA